AACACCTCATACTTCAAGCGGATTTGTGCTGCAACCTTGTCAGTCTATGAGATTTCGTCCACACCTTCGACCGCACCAGGGTTTGTGGGTTTGTGAGGTAAGCCTAAGGGAATGTAATGCCTTTGACTTAGATTTCATCCATTACCCTCACTTCACCGAGTGTCACTGACAAAGACTTTGGTTCTACTTCTGCTCTGATGAAAGCTTTGGTTCTACTATGACCTTGACAAAGGCTTTCTCTCTACTTCGACCTTGGCGAAAGCTTCGGCTCAGCATTGACCTCAAAAAAAGCTTTAGAGCGTTGACTATGCCAGAATTGACCAAAACCAAAGTAGGCCTTAAGGAGTACAACTTCAGGTTCATCGTTGCGGCTCTCCTTCGACTACGCCAAGCTTCACCGATAAGGGAGTGTGCATTGGGGAGTGTGCGCTAAGCTTTAGATGATGAACTTCATCAATAGCTTTGGCTCATCTATGACTTCATAAGGCTTCATCGAGTACTCCATAAGGCGCTAGGCTTCGTCACCATCAGAGTGTACCCGAGACAGTAGGTGGCTCTATGTCTTCGACATCGACTACGTCGATGACTCCAACTTCGCCAGTTCTCGCCGACTCTGCCGTTGCAGATTTCGCTAGGCCACATAACTCCGTTGACGACTCCTTCAGCTAAGTCAACAACTTCCTCTACCATAGGCCTCATCGACATCAAAATAGGCCTGTGAGAGTGCGACTCTGGGTTTTATTGCTGCGACTCTCCTTCGACTACGTTAAGCCTCGTCGCCAAAGGAGTATGCATGGAGAAGTATGCCTTTCGGAGTGTGACTCCCACGGCTCTCCATCTACAATTTTGCCGAGTTTCACTATCACGTCTCTCCTTTGACTTCTTTGGACCAAAGGAATTCGTCAAAGGCCTCGTTGAGTAGTCCTAGAGGCACAAAGCACACCCTTGGGAGTATGTTGCCTTCGGCTACGATAGGCTTTGTCGTTGCCGTTCTCCGTCTTCGGTCTCGCAGCAGTCGCAACACTTCAAGTGCCGTGGCTTCCTTGACCCTATTAAGCTTCACTTGAAGCCCCTTTGGAATCACCTACGCACTCTTTTCTCTAGGTTTTTCCCCACTGGGTTTTGGCTGGGGTTTTAATGAGGCATTCCAGTATCATGGGTTCCTATAGTAAATGCTCCTACTCCGGAGAggctaagagcatctccaaccgactactcatatttgaccccctattCCTCTTATTTAGGGGCTCCTCATCCAGATTTCATCCCCTGTTTCTCAACGCGTTCCAACCGACCCCTCATATTTGATcccctatattcgaatcacctctattttattaatatctagtaactctctctcctctctctcctctctctcccctctctcccaaatgaggggttggatgaggagcccctagatgtaggaggtgagggaggagatttgaggactcctcaaataaagggggtcggttggagaccgattttcatcgtttttttcctcaaatatagAATAGGGGGTGAGAAGAGGGCTCGGTTAGAGATGCTCTAAGGACCATCCTTAGTTGTAAGTTGTAGGCCCCTCATCCTTAGGAGCCTGCAGCTGAGGGAGTACTATTAGGGAATAACCCAATAACCTAGAAATAGACCCATGTAAAGATTCAACCCAACACCACCAAGGGGATTTACCCCTCTCCCCACTCATATAGACAAAGGGAATTTCCAATCCCCCtgaaatataaattatttgCTTGGCTCACGAACCAAAATAGACTGTGGACCTCAGACATGCTAGATAATAGAGGATGGACTTCCAACCCACAGTATACTTTGTAGGAACTCAGACGAGACCGGTCAGCAGCATCTCTTCGCCGAATGTAGATTTACGAAATGCATCTGGCTGAGCCTTTCATGTTGGGTGGGACAACCGGCCATTCAGCCAAGTTACTGGGTGATGTCCTCGACGGTCCATCAATGGTGGACACAAATGGCCTCTGCACCAAACACAGCTAGAAGAGGTCTCAAAGCACTTAAGCAAAAATCTGGAAGGAGAGATCAATCGAAGTGAGCATACAACAAGCGTGGTGTTACAAAGAATAAAGGACGAAGCTGTCCCGTGGGCTTTTCCTGGTGCGTGTTACCTAGGCCGCCAGATTTCGCAAGAATAGTCTTTTGTGTCTTTCCTGTtcttccttttctattttcttgttCGGGCTTTTCTCGGACCCAGACCCCCTTTGTTGTCCATCGGGCTTTCTCCCTATTAACATAATAGGCAGCTTTTCTGCcggttcatttttttaaaaagtttttatTCCATTTGCTAACTGATTCAAACAACATATTGTCCCATGATTTTAACGCGATAGCCAGGCTAGTTGGCTCCTTACTACAAATATTTTCCAGGTTGGACTGGGCCAACAATTTGCAAGTTTAGTAGTTAGAGCAATAATTTAGCTTCTAATAAACAGGGCAGAGGTAGATATACAATATACGTAATTCAGAATCTCTCAACTTTACCAATTTCACTATGTGTGTACAACAAGAACGCACACCTCGCCGTTCGAATTTCAATTTCAAAGCGCATGCAGCCCAAAAGGCTGGATACCCTATTTGTTACAGAAAATGATCCTCAACAATCGAGAGAAACCAGGAATGCAGCAATGGGTCGGATTGACTTGAATTAGAACGGGAGGACATAGAAGCCGATGGCGTCGAGGTAGTCTCCGGCGCGGGCGAACATGCCGACGATGCTGCCGTTGTTGAGCACGGGCATGCTGTGGTGCGTGCTGTCTACCCCGTACCCGAAAGGCCCATACGTGGCGTGGTTGGTCACGAACTTGATCGAGCTGATGCAACGGTCCacgttcttgagcttgaacggGCCGACGGACCAGGCAACTTCCGTTACGTACTCCGAGGGACCGAGGGTTATCTGTACGTGCAGTGCAGGTTCAAGCAAAGGAATTAGTAATACTGCATGCGCTGCATGGCCAAATCCATGGCGAGTGCCTCGCTCGGTCACTCACCGTGTCCGGGTCGGCCTTTTCCCCTCCGTTGCCGCCCCAGGGGCCGGCCGTGTGCAGCTGCCCCTCCCGGTCCCTGTAGGTGAAGGCGATCGAGTCGAGGACCTTGCCCCAGCGGATGGTTATGCTCTCGAGCCGCTGCGGCGCCACCGTGATGTCGCAGGCGCTGCCACCGTCCCCGCCCCACGTTCCGagcttcaccaccgagctctgcACATGTACACAAACCCGCCATGAGCGAAACGAGCTTGTTGCATGTTCCGGTACTGGAACTGCGACTAGATAGCACAGCATATATGGGGCTCGATCAGAGTGAACGAGCTGGACTAAGAGGCCGGGAGAGACCATTTTGTTAACTCTTGCGCTGCCGCTGATCAAAGGCACCAATAGAATGCTGAGTTGATCAGGTTGATAGcttcaattctatatatatGGAAGCAGGAGAGTAGTTGGAATGGATGGATGTGTGCCCTCCACGCGTCCACGTCCtccttgtgtttttttttttttgaaattacgTCCTCCTATTTATGTGTGCATCATCGGCTACTTCTGCCTGCCAGAGAATTATGAGGATTTCTGCTCTTCGTTCGACAGAAAAATTCAGTGACGACTTTGACCTTCTACCTAATTCAGCTAGCCACCAAATGGCGGGATCTGAATTTGCAGCCGCGCTTCCTAACTACTACCCTGGGAATCACCTATCCCGTCCTGTCGTCTCACTGATTATTGACATGAACACACCGTTCTTTTTTCGTCTGACAGAACTGTATATTTGCTGGTGCAAATTATCAACAAACCGCAGCCTATGTCCCTTAAATAGCACTGAaatattggattttttttcgcATGTGTCTAAAGAATCGAACGTCAAGAGCACTTTCAAAATGTCTACCAAATAATATAGAAAGGTCtaaatgagagagagagcggtCATTTACTTTTGTGTGTTAAGTTAAGGAGGATTGTTTT
The nucleotide sequence above comes from Phragmites australis chromosome 4, lpPhrAust1.1, whole genome shotgun sequence. Encoded proteins:
- the LOC133914288 gene encoding protein GOS9-like translates to MSSVVKLGTWGGDGGSACDITVAPQRLESITIRWGKVLDSIAFTYRDREGQLHTAGPWGGNGGEKADPDTITLGPSEYVTEVAWSVGPFKLKNVDRCISSIKFVTNHATYGPFGYGVDSTHHSMPVLNNGSIVGMFARAGDYLDAIGFYVLPF